The Candidatus Koribacter versatilis Ellin345 genome has a segment encoding these proteins:
- a CDS encoding amidohydrolase family protein — MKKLICTTLLLSAFTLAQSAPAPKTVVVKGAKLLTVSHGTIENGTIVLSGGKITAVGAAAEVKVPAGAEVMDGKGLTVYPGLIDSETHLGLTEVQADEMTNDLVEASDEIMPHMHVYDGFHAESTLIPVTRYNGITNAIVAPDDKDTLPGQDSFIQLYGANSNAMILGRDVAMPLNFTGAQRRNESFSKAKFPQTRMGMAAQLRQTFIDAQEYVRKGDENNAKAADKREHIKRDLKLEALVPYLKGEKPVVLEANTASEFDAAIALAQEFKLKIVLNHLSHAQQVLDQIAALKVPVIVGPIYDMPKEDERYDSVYKLPAELQKRGVKVLFASYDAHQSRNLPYAAGYAVAFGLPYDEALKAITLYPAEVWGVADKLGSLDVGKQANVVIANGDPLDVKTEVKRVFIGGIDVPMVTKQTILRDQYGGGTK, encoded by the coding sequence ATGAAAAAGCTGATCTGTACCACGCTTCTCTTGTCAGCTTTCACGCTGGCTCAATCCGCGCCTGCTCCGAAGACCGTCGTGGTCAAAGGTGCGAAACTTCTCACCGTGTCGCACGGCACCATTGAGAACGGCACCATTGTTCTCTCCGGCGGGAAGATCACCGCAGTCGGCGCAGCGGCTGAAGTAAAGGTTCCCGCGGGCGCCGAGGTCATGGACGGTAAGGGCCTCACAGTTTACCCGGGCTTGATCGATTCGGAAACCCACCTCGGTCTCACCGAAGTGCAAGCCGACGAGATGACCAACGACCTTGTGGAAGCCAGCGACGAGATCATGCCGCATATGCATGTCTACGACGGTTTCCACGCGGAGAGCACGCTGATCCCGGTCACGCGCTACAACGGCATCACCAATGCCATTGTTGCGCCAGACGATAAGGACACGCTGCCCGGTCAGGATTCGTTCATCCAGCTCTACGGCGCCAACTCGAATGCCATGATCCTGGGCCGCGACGTCGCGATGCCGCTGAACTTTACCGGTGCGCAACGCCGCAACGAATCCTTTAGCAAAGCGAAGTTCCCGCAAACTCGCATGGGCATGGCTGCGCAACTCCGCCAGACATTCATTGATGCGCAGGAATATGTTCGCAAGGGTGATGAGAACAACGCCAAGGCGGCCGACAAGCGCGAGCACATCAAGCGCGACCTCAAACTGGAAGCGCTCGTGCCGTACTTGAAAGGCGAGAAGCCAGTAGTGCTCGAGGCCAACACGGCCAGCGAATTCGACGCTGCCATCGCGCTCGCACAGGAGTTCAAGCTGAAGATCGTATTGAACCACCTGAGCCACGCGCAGCAAGTGCTCGACCAGATCGCCGCATTGAAGGTCCCGGTCATCGTCGGCCCCATCTACGACATGCCCAAAGAAGACGAGCGCTACGACTCCGTTTACAAGCTACCCGCCGAACTGCAGAAGCGTGGCGTGAAGGTGCTGTTCGCCTCGTACGACGCACATCAGTCGCGCAACCTGCCCTATGCCGCCGGATACGCCGTTGCCTTTGGTCTACCGTATGACGAAGCGCTGAAGGCGATCACTCTTTATCCTGCCGAAGTGTGGGGCGTAGCCGACAAACTCGGCTCGCTCGACGTCGGCAAGCAAGCCAACGTGGTCATCGCGAATGGCGACCCGCTCGACGTGAAAACGGAAGTAAAACGCGTCTTCATCGGCGGTATCGACGTCCCCATGGTCACCAAACAAACCATCCTCCGCGACCAATACGGCGGCGGAACCAAATAA
- a CDS encoding amidohydrolase: MSLAARAAWSRTLLLVFALVMLAATLSAQSAGPASQSSEFVIKNATILTASHGRIEHGSIYVKNGKIAAVGTDVSAPAGVQAVDVNGAFVTPGIIDPHSHMALDDDVNEATSPVVPHMMMKDAFVYTDKEIYRALAGGVTSALLLHGSADMIGGQAVVIKTKFGLSRDQMLFPGAPQSIKFASGENPKRVFGSKGQLPSTRMGNFEVMREAFIQAQEYRREWDEYNAKAQKGDKDAKMPHRDLKLEALADVLRGKLLVQIHIYRADEFLTEIALANEFGYKIRAFHHALEAYKVPDEIAKSGAAIATFSDWWGYKYEAFDAIPWNATMAMRHGVRVAIKSDSDDYIRRLNQEAAKTMRYGGATEDEAIKMITINPAWIIGVDDKTGSIDVGKDADLVLWNSYPLSSYALADKVWIDGQLFFDRSTPGYGMPNYKSDPEEGQ; this comes from the coding sequence GTCAGTCCAGCGAATTCGTCATCAAGAACGCCACCATCCTCACGGCCTCGCACGGCCGCATTGAGCACGGCTCCATTTACGTAAAAAACGGCAAGATTGCCGCTGTTGGTACCGATGTTTCTGCGCCCGCTGGCGTACAAGCCGTCGACGTCAACGGCGCTTTCGTTACCCCCGGCATCATCGACCCACACTCGCACATGGCGCTTGACGACGATGTCAACGAAGCCACCAGCCCCGTCGTCCCGCACATGATGATGAAGGACGCCTTCGTCTACACCGACAAGGAGATCTATCGCGCCCTCGCCGGCGGCGTCACCTCCGCCCTGCTCCTCCACGGGTCGGCCGACATGATCGGTGGTCAGGCCGTCGTGATCAAGACCAAGTTCGGTCTCTCGCGCGACCAGATGCTCTTCCCTGGTGCGCCGCAATCCATTAAGTTCGCCAGCGGCGAAAATCCCAAGCGCGTCTTCGGTAGCAAAGGTCAACTGCCTTCCACGCGCATGGGCAACTTCGAAGTCATGCGCGAAGCCTTTATCCAGGCGCAGGAGTACCGCCGCGAGTGGGACGAATACAACGCAAAAGCGCAAAAGGGCGACAAGGACGCCAAGATGCCGCATCGCGACCTGAAGCTCGAAGCCCTCGCCGACGTTCTCCGCGGCAAGCTCCTGGTTCAGATCCACATTTACCGCGCTGACGAATTCCTCACCGAAATCGCGCTGGCAAACGAGTTCGGTTATAAGATTCGTGCCTTCCATCACGCCCTAGAGGCCTACAAGGTTCCTGACGAGATCGCCAAGTCCGGCGCCGCTATCGCTACTTTCAGCGACTGGTGGGGCTACAAGTACGAAGCCTTCGATGCAATTCCCTGGAACGCCACCATGGCCATGCGTCACGGCGTTCGTGTGGCGATCAAGAGTGACTCTGACGATTACATTCGTCGCTTAAATCAGGAAGCCGCAAAGACCATGCGTTACGGCGGCGCAACCGAAGACGAAGCCATCAAGATGATCACCATCAATCCGGCGTGGATCATCGGCGTGGACGACAAGACCGGCTCCATCGACGTCGGCAAAGATGCCGACTTGGTTCTCTGGAACAGCTACCCGCTCTCCAGCTACGCACTCGCCGACAAGGTCTGGATCGACGGTCAGTTGTTCTTCGACCGCTCGACGCCAGGCTACGGTATGCCGAACTACAAGAGCGATCCTGAGGAGGGCCAGTAA
- the folP gene encoding dihydropteroate synthase — protein sequence MRPMYQWNVGSRIVELGKRTLVMAVLNVTPDSFSDGGQFPSAEAAVEAGLQMIADGADILDIGGESTRPGVKVGSDAVVSAEEELRRVLPVVEGLKKARPEILISADTYKAEVARRTVTAGAEIVNDVSGMSWDPQMIGTVAELACGVVVMHSRGTPEDWRDLPAEPRIVQVVQQGLHEATQKAIAAGVHHERIIVDPGFGFGKRLENNYPLLAKLEDLHSIGFPLMVGVSRKSFLAKTAGAKLASELKPLERLHPSIAAAVIAAMKGAHIVRVHDVRPTVEAMAIVDAVMLSSEDMNPWFEAYS from the coding sequence ATGAGACCGATGTATCAGTGGAATGTCGGCAGCCGCATTGTCGAGTTGGGTAAACGCACGCTCGTTATGGCCGTGCTCAACGTGACGCCCGATTCGTTCAGCGATGGCGGGCAGTTCCCGTCGGCGGAAGCGGCGGTCGAGGCCGGGCTGCAGATGATCGCGGACGGCGCGGACATTCTGGACATTGGTGGAGAGTCGACGCGGCCGGGAGTGAAGGTGGGATCGGACGCCGTGGTCTCAGCCGAGGAGGAACTACGTCGAGTGCTTCCGGTGGTTGAGGGTCTGAAGAAAGCGCGACCGGAGATATTGATCAGCGCCGATACGTATAAAGCCGAGGTGGCACGGCGCACGGTGACCGCTGGGGCGGAGATCGTCAACGACGTGAGCGGGATGAGTTGGGATCCGCAGATGATAGGAACCGTTGCGGAATTGGCTTGCGGCGTGGTGGTGATGCATTCACGAGGTACGCCAGAGGACTGGCGAGATTTGCCGGCGGAGCCGCGGATCGTGCAGGTCGTGCAGCAGGGCTTACATGAAGCGACACAGAAGGCCATTGCAGCCGGAGTGCACCACGAAAGGATTATCGTGGATCCGGGCTTCGGATTTGGGAAGCGGCTGGAGAACAACTATCCGCTGCTGGCGAAGTTGGAGGACCTCCACAGCATTGGGTTCCCGCTGATGGTGGGAGTCTCTCGCAAGAGTTTCCTGGCGAAGACGGCGGGGGCGAAGCTCGCCAGCGAGTTGAAGCCGCTGGAGAGATTGCATCCGTCGATTGCGGCGGCGGTGATTGCCGCGATGAAGGGCGCGCATATCGTGCGGGTGCATGATGTGCGACCGACGGTTGAGGCGATGGCGATCGTGGATGCGGTGATGCTGAGCAGCGAGGACATGAATCCGTGGTTTGAAGCCTATTCGTAG
- a CDS encoding homocysteine synthase, whose amino-acid sequence MSSNNGKEAPKPHLATLAVHGGQERDPATKSRAVPIYQTTSYLFDDADHAARLFALQEFGNIYTRIMNPTTDVFEKRIAALEGGAAGLATASGQAAETLTIITLANAGDEIVSTTSLYGGTYNLFHYTFPKLGINVKFVDADDFDGLRKAITPKTKAVFAETLGNPKLDVTDIETIAKIAHENGLPFIIDNTSASPALLRPIEWGADIVINSATKFIGGHGTTIGGIIVDAGKFDWKASGRFPDFVNPDPSYHGLSFWDAFGPLAFILKARVQGLRDTGAALSPFNSFLLLQGTETLHLRLQRHSENALKVAKHLEEHPAIEWVNYPGLKSSKYYARAQKYLPDGQGALLTFGIKGGFEAGKKLINSLKLFSLVANIGDSKSLVIHPSSTTHQQLSEAEQKDTGVTPELVRLSVGIEDVRDIIADLDQALEVATGVSNQLQPAGSAR is encoded by the coding sequence ATGTCGAGCAATAACGGAAAAGAAGCACCGAAACCGCATTTAGCTACGCTGGCGGTCCATGGCGGCCAGGAACGCGATCCCGCTACCAAGTCGCGCGCCGTCCCCATCTACCAGACCACCTCGTACCTCTTCGACGACGCCGACCACGCCGCCCGCCTCTTCGCCCTCCAGGAATTCGGCAACATCTACACCCGCATCATGAACCCCACCACCGACGTCTTCGAGAAGCGCATTGCCGCACTAGAAGGCGGCGCCGCCGGTCTTGCGACGGCCTCAGGCCAGGCCGCCGAGACGCTGACGATTATCACCCTCGCCAATGCTGGCGATGAGATCGTCTCAACCACGTCGCTTTACGGTGGAACCTACAACCTCTTCCACTACACGTTCCCGAAGCTCGGCATCAATGTGAAGTTCGTGGATGCCGACGACTTCGACGGCCTGCGCAAGGCCATCACGCCGAAGACGAAAGCGGTCTTTGCGGAAACGCTTGGCAATCCCAAGCTCGACGTGACCGACATCGAAACGATTGCAAAGATCGCACACGAGAACGGCCTTCCGTTCATCATCGACAACACGTCGGCTTCACCCGCGCTGCTGCGTCCGATCGAGTGGGGCGCCGACATCGTGATCAACTCGGCGACGAAATTCATCGGCGGCCACGGCACCACCATCGGCGGCATCATCGTGGATGCTGGCAAGTTCGACTGGAAGGCCAGCGGCCGCTTCCCGGATTTCGTAAACCCCGACCCGTCGTATCACGGTCTCAGCTTCTGGGACGCTTTCGGTCCGTTGGCGTTCATCCTCAAGGCGCGCGTGCAAGGCTTGCGTGATACCGGCGCGGCGCTCTCGCCGTTCAATTCGTTCCTGCTGCTGCAAGGCACGGAAACACTGCACCTTCGTTTGCAGCGACACTCCGAGAATGCGCTCAAAGTTGCGAAGCATCTCGAGGAGCATCCGGCGATCGAGTGGGTGAACTATCCCGGACTGAAGTCGAGCAAGTACTACGCCCGCGCGCAGAAGTATCTGCCTGATGGCCAGGGCGCGCTGCTCACCTTTGGCATCAAGGGCGGATTCGAGGCCGGCAAGAAGCTGATCAACTCGCTGAAGTTGTTTAGCCTCGTCGCTAACATCGGAGACTCGAAGTCCCTCGTCATCCATCCGTCGTCAACAACCCACCAACAGTTATCCGAAGCAGAACAGAAAGATACCGGTGTCACACCCGAGCTCGTTCGTCTCAGCGTCGGCATCGAGGACGTCCGCGACATCATCGCCGACCTCGACCAGGCTCTTGAGGTTGCAACCGGTGTCTCCAACCAACTCCAACCAGCAGGAAGTGCACGATGA
- a CDS encoding homoserine O-acetyltransferase MetX, whose product MSTGTCTVSAGEPIPAPRSQRNLHLIQGAFTFADEGFPLDNGGSLRPVTIRYAQYGEPNAKADNVVLVCHALSGSAKVDDWWPELFAEGGLLDLDKFCVIGTNILGSCYGSTGPNSINAETGQPYGADFPLVTISDIVRAQAKLLDHLGIKKLKLAIGGSIGGMQALHWAMDYPDRVEQAIAIGTAPLGALGLALNHIQRQVIRLDPKWNAGSYSHENSPSQGISIARQIAMLSYKSAELFDERYGRKLNRNGEDPYTHHEARFDVGGYLDHQGEKFVQRFDANSYVSITRTMDTFDPVRKYRSAKAAYSRIKAKITLVGISSDWLFPPEDVRKLAQEMIAAGASCDYREIISAHGHDAFLAEPEKLLEVLSDAHARPV is encoded by the coding sequence ATGAGCACAGGCACATGTACCGTGAGCGCGGGTGAACCGATTCCGGCCCCGCGCTCTCAACGCAATCTTCACCTTATCCAGGGCGCGTTCACCTTCGCCGATGAAGGCTTCCCCCTGGATAACGGTGGCTCCCTTCGGCCCGTCACCATTCGCTATGCGCAATACGGCGAGCCCAACGCGAAGGCCGACAATGTCGTTCTCGTCTGCCACGCTCTCTCCGGATCCGCCAAGGTTGACGACTGGTGGCCCGAACTCTTCGCCGAAGGCGGATTGCTCGACCTCGATAAATTCTGCGTGATCGGCACCAACATCCTCGGCTCCTGCTACGGCTCTACCGGCCCGAATTCCATCAACGCCGAAACCGGACAGCCCTATGGTGCAGATTTTCCGCTCGTCACCATCAGCGACATCGTGCGCGCCCAGGCGAAGCTCCTCGATCATCTCGGCATCAAGAAGTTGAAGCTTGCCATCGGCGGTTCGATCGGCGGCATGCAGGCCCTGCACTGGGCCATGGATTATCCCGATCGCGTCGAGCAGGCGATTGCCATCGGCACCGCGCCGCTGGGCGCCCTCGGCCTCGCGCTTAACCATATCCAGCGCCAGGTTATCCGCCTCGATCCCAAGTGGAATGCCGGCTCCTACTCGCACGAGAATTCGCCAAGCCAAGGCATCTCCATCGCGCGCCAGATCGCCATGCTCTCCTACAAATCCGCGGAGTTGTTCGACGAGCGCTATGGCCGCAAGCTCAACCGCAACGGCGAAGATCCGTACACGCACCATGAGGCACGCTTCGATGTCGGCGGCTATCTCGATCACCAGGGCGAGAAATTCGTCCAGCGCTTCGATGCGAACTCGTACGTTTCGATCACGCGCACCATGGACACGTTCGACCCCGTCCGCAAATACCGCAGTGCCAAAGCCGCGTACAGTCGCATCAAGGCGAAGATCACGCTGGTAGGGATTTCGTCCGACTGGCTCTTCCCACCGGAAGACGTTCGCAAACTCGCGCAAGAAATGATCGCTGCCGGAGCCAGCTGCGATTATCGCGAAATCATCTCCGCCCACGGCCACGACGCATTCTTAGCCGAACCGGAGAAACTCCTCGAAGTCCTAAGCGACGCCCACGCCCGCCCGGTTTAG
- the dacB gene encoding D-alanyl-D-alanine carboxypeptidase/D-alanyl-D-alanine endopeptidase — MSRSRTIPALFFLVLIALYAPAADKLSSKIDRVLSAPDVSRAFWGIEIVSLDNGKTLYSRNSDKLFTPASNTKLFTTSTAFALLGPDFRFHTTVETSGTVDKRGRLDSDLVIVGRGDPNLSGRTLPYNLRTERKQPPIAALENLADQLVQKGVRYVDGDIVADDSYYAFERYGEGWAQDDLVWEWGAPVSALTVNDNVIFVSIQPADRVGERAFVDITPFPAYYRVDNRVMTTPQGTGPRKIYINREPGSNQLTLWGNIPVDDQGANEALAIEDPADFTAKLFRELLDKRGVTVYGRPKTKHTELASLSTFSITATASAGGGADRAPAPVSRLPLVLGQYDSQPLSADLKVINKVSQNLHAELLLRLLGKEKGTAGTIEGGLEVERAFLASADIRPEEYTLYDGSGLSRQDLATPHAFVKLLTYAHKQPWGATFEDTLPVAGVDGSLVERFTKSTAQSRVHAKTGSLDHVNSLSGYLTTEKGEHVVFSILSNNHNLTNKHAIETIDAIVQAVVDSGKK, encoded by the coding sequence ATGTCCCGCTCGCGGACCATTCCGGCTCTCTTCTTCCTCGTTCTCATCGCGCTGTACGCGCCTGCGGCCGACAAACTCTCGTCGAAGATCGACAGAGTCCTCTCCGCGCCCGACGTCTCACGCGCATTCTGGGGCATCGAGATCGTCTCGCTCGACAACGGCAAAACGCTCTATTCGCGCAACAGCGACAAGCTCTTTACGCCCGCATCCAACACCAAGCTCTTCACCACCTCGACAGCGTTCGCGCTGCTCGGTCCCGACTTCCGCTTCCATACCACGGTCGAGACCTCAGGCACAGTCGACAAGCGTGGCCGCCTCGATTCTGACCTCGTCATTGTGGGTCGCGGCGATCCGAACCTCTCCGGTCGTACTCTGCCCTACAACCTGCGCACCGAACGTAAGCAACCGCCGATTGCTGCGCTCGAGAACCTCGCCGACCAGCTCGTCCAAAAGGGCGTTCGCTACGTAGATGGCGACATCGTTGCCGACGACTCCTACTACGCCTTCGAGCGCTACGGTGAAGGGTGGGCGCAGGATGACCTTGTCTGGGAGTGGGGAGCGCCGGTATCAGCGCTGACCGTCAATGACAACGTGATCTTCGTCAGCATTCAGCCCGCCGATCGCGTCGGCGAACGCGCCTTTGTGGACATCACTCCGTTTCCGGCGTACTACCGCGTGGACAACCGCGTTATGACCACTCCACAGGGAACCGGCCCGCGCAAGATCTACATCAACCGTGAGCCGGGTTCGAACCAGCTCACGTTGTGGGGGAACATTCCGGTCGATGACCAGGGCGCTAACGAAGCGCTTGCCATCGAAGACCCTGCCGACTTCACCGCGAAGCTCTTCCGCGAACTCCTCGACAAGCGCGGCGTCACCGTATACGGACGCCCGAAGACCAAGCACACCGAGTTGGCATCGCTCTCCACGTTCAGCATCACCGCGACGGCCTCAGCCGGAGGCGGCGCCGATCGCGCGCCCGCTCCGGTTTCACGCCTGCCTCTGGTGCTCGGACAGTACGATTCGCAGCCGCTCTCCGCCGATCTCAAAGTCATCAACAAGGTCAGCCAGAACCTTCACGCCGAATTACTGCTGCGTTTGCTCGGCAAGGAGAAGGGAACTGCCGGCACGATCGAAGGCGGCCTCGAAGTTGAGCGGGCCTTCCTCGCCTCCGCCGATATTCGTCCCGAGGAATACACGCTCTACGACGGAAGCGGTCTTTCACGGCAGGACCTCGCCACGCCGCACGCGTTCGTGAAGCTCCTGACCTACGCGCACAAGCAACCATGGGGCGCGACCTTCGAGGATACGCTGCCCGTCGCAGGTGTGGACGGTTCGCTCGTGGAACGCTTTACCAAGTCGACCGCGCAAAGCCGCGTACACGCCAAGACCGGTTCTCTCGACCATGTGAATTCGTTGTCGGGCTATTTAACTACCGAGAAGGGCGAGCACGTGGTGTTCTCGATCCTGTCGAACAACCACAACCTCACCAACAAGCATGCCATTGAGACGATCGACGCGATTGTGCAGGCGGTCGTGGATAGCGGGAAGAAGTAG
- a CDS encoding deoxyribodipyrimidine photo-lyase, whose amino-acid sequence MPALDELRSNARVTVRRAGEPAPKGRCVVYWMQRAQRAFDNPALDVAVQAANALKLPCVIFFAPVPFYPHANLRHYAFLQQGIPDIAEMAEERDIGFVLRRFPEHSLIKFCDEVKAALVIGDENPMRELREWREIAAKKLRVPLWTVDADVIVPSKLLGKEQYAARIIRPRLKAHFKELLVPCENPRAHVKWHAARGLQQLDWRGTEDITEGWEIDRSVKPVDSFHGGTREALRLLDEFVKHGLTRYPERHNQADENGTARLSPYLHFGHIGPHTVALAVEKSKVPREAKDDFLDQVITWRELAINMVHFNPLYDTLECGENWAHKTLGEHAKDPRPIQYTPKQLEAAETYDDLWNAAQLQMVHAGWMHNYMRMYWAKKILEWSKSPQVAYNTAVYLNDKYFLDGRDPNGYAGIAWAIVGKFDRPWFPRPIFGTIRYMARSGAEKKFDAEKYIAQMYALAGRERGKDKEAPMLF is encoded by the coding sequence ATGCCAGCACTGGATGAGTTGCGATCGAATGCGCGTGTGACGGTGCGGCGGGCCGGCGAACCCGCGCCGAAGGGGCGCTGCGTTGTGTACTGGATGCAGCGCGCGCAGCGGGCATTCGATAATCCGGCGCTCGATGTAGCCGTGCAGGCGGCAAACGCGCTGAAGCTGCCGTGCGTGATCTTCTTCGCGCCGGTGCCGTTTTATCCGCATGCGAATTTGCGGCATTACGCGTTCCTGCAACAAGGTATTCCTGACATTGCGGAGATGGCGGAGGAACGCGACATTGGGTTCGTGCTGCGGCGGTTCCCGGAACATTCGCTGATCAAGTTTTGTGACGAAGTCAAAGCGGCGCTCGTGATCGGCGATGAGAACCCCATGCGTGAGCTGCGAGAATGGCGCGAGATTGCCGCGAAGAAGCTCAGGGTGCCGCTGTGGACGGTGGATGCCGATGTGATTGTGCCTTCGAAGCTGCTGGGGAAAGAACAGTATGCGGCGCGGATTATTCGCCCGCGGCTGAAGGCGCATTTCAAAGAGTTGCTTGTGCCGTGTGAAAACCCAAGAGCGCACGTGAAATGGCATGCGGCGCGCGGATTGCAGCAGTTGGACTGGCGCGGAACCGAGGACATCACCGAAGGATGGGAGATCGACCGCTCGGTGAAGCCGGTGGATTCGTTTCATGGAGGAACGCGGGAAGCGCTGCGGCTGCTGGATGAATTCGTGAAGCATGGGTTGACGCGTTATCCCGAACGGCACAATCAGGCGGATGAAAACGGAACGGCGCGGCTGTCGCCGTATCTGCATTTCGGGCATATTGGGCCGCATACCGTCGCGCTGGCGGTGGAGAAGTCAAAGGTTCCGCGGGAGGCGAAGGACGACTTTCTCGACCAGGTAATTACGTGGCGGGAGTTGGCAATCAATATGGTGCACTTCAATCCGTTGTACGACACGCTTGAGTGCGGAGAGAACTGGGCGCACAAGACGCTCGGTGAACATGCGAAAGATCCGCGGCCGATCCAATACACGCCCAAGCAACTCGAAGCGGCCGAGACGTACGACGATCTCTGGAATGCCGCGCAGTTGCAGATGGTGCATGCGGGCTGGATGCACAACTACATGCGGATGTACTGGGCGAAGAAGATCCTGGAGTGGAGCAAATCGCCGCAGGTGGCTTACAACACCGCTGTGTATTTGAACGACAAGTACTTTCTGGATGGGCGCGATCCGAATGGGTATGCGGGGATTGCGTGGGCTATCGTCGGAAAGTTTGATCGTCCGTGGTTTCCGCGGCCGATCTTTGGGACGATCCGCTACATGGCGCGCAGTGGAGCGGAAAAGAAGTTCGACGCCGAGAAGTACATTGCGCAGATGTATGCGTTGGCGGGGAGAGAGCGCGGGAAGGATAAGGAAGCGCCGATGCTTTTTTGA